One genomic window of Dehalococcoidia bacterium includes the following:
- a CDS encoding ABC transporter substrate-binding protein — MAEKGYWERFTLSRASRRRVLAGGMAAGVGVAALGAVGCGGGEERPAQPVDRSGLLSTPEDSSARAKPGGVFKNVINTDVVSFDPLSSSSFNTQSSVAYYTYPRMLKFVAAKYPNRATGASEGDLAESFELSGDKLQLTFKLRQGLKWENRAPTSGREIDADDVVFSWKKFAQVSPFRPDMAYSEANPQAPVESVSAPDKRTVVFKMKQPDASIVQLFTTAILFFVMPRESDGGFDPKGEVRGYGPFLLEEYRPSALHVWRKNPDYYVKGRPYYDKVENPIVSEYASRLAQFRAGNIWLTQATQDDVIQTKKDIPALLLRQGESFATTPSFIGFGYEGNSPFKDERVRQAASMLIDVELMADVISNRPKFAADGLEVPIRYHTMVGAGWEGYWVDPLDDKKFGPNAKYLRFNPAESKKLLTAAGFPNGFETDLYYNQGTQYGTTYHRVAEILVGMFSEGGIRVRQQPKDYQTDWLPNYYYSYTQSANPGKTPPGYNGIIWAAERGYPTVASQLFATMHKDGARFHGMAPDGRNAHLGDPQANSMIEKIRGEFDLQKQQDLVGDFIRYITGKSYQRPYPYDALGFGTYWPCVANLGLLRTYAGGNAVTETFGQAVWIDDTKPPFKPA; from the coding sequence ATGGCAGAAAAGGGTTACTGGGAGCGGTTCACCCTATCGCGCGCCTCGCGGCGTCGCGTCCTCGCCGGAGGCATGGCCGCCGGGGTCGGGGTAGCGGCCCTTGGCGCCGTCGGCTGCGGCGGCGGCGAGGAACGTCCCGCCCAGCCAGTCGACCGTAGCGGCCTTCTGTCGACCCCGGAAGACTCGTCGGCCCGGGCAAAGCCGGGCGGCGTCTTCAAGAACGTCATCAACACGGACGTAGTCAGCTTCGACCCCCTCTCCAGCTCGTCCTTCAACACTCAAAGCTCTGTTGCCTACTACACCTACCCCCGCATGCTGAAGTTCGTGGCCGCGAAGTACCCGAACCGGGCGACCGGCGCGTCCGAGGGAGACCTGGCGGAGTCCTTCGAGCTGAGCGGCGACAAGCTGCAACTGACCTTCAAGCTGCGGCAAGGCCTCAAGTGGGAAAACCGTGCGCCCACGAGCGGCCGCGAAATCGACGCCGATGATGTCGTCTTTAGCTGGAAGAAGTTCGCCCAGGTCAGCCCCTTCCGCCCGGACATGGCCTATTCGGAGGCCAATCCCCAGGCGCCGGTGGAGTCCGTCTCCGCGCCTGACAAGCGCACGGTGGTCTTCAAGATGAAGCAGCCGGACGCGTCCATCGTCCAGCTTTTCACCACGGCGATCCTGTTCTTCGTAATGCCGCGCGAGTCAGACGGCGGCTTCGACCCCAAGGGTGAGGTGCGCGGCTACGGGCCCTTCCTGCTCGAGGAGTACCGCCCCTCGGCCCTCCACGTCTGGCGCAAGAACCCGGACTACTACGTGAAGGGCCGGCCTTACTACGACAAGGTCGAAAACCCGATCGTCAGCGAGTACGCTTCCCGCCTCGCCCAGTTCCGGGCAGGCAACATCTGGCTTACCCAGGCTACGCAGGATGACGTCATTCAGACCAAGAAGGACATACCAGCGCTGTTGCTGCGCCAGGGCGAAAGCTTCGCCACCACTCCCTCGTTCATAGGCTTCGGCTACGAGGGCAACTCGCCCTTCAAGGACGAGCGCGTCCGTCAGGCAGCTTCAATGCTGATCGACGTCGAGCTCATGGCGGACGTGATCTCGAACCGGCCGAAGTTCGCCGCCGACGGGCTGGAGGTGCCTATTCGCTACCACACGATGGTTGGCGCCGGCTGGGAGGGCTACTGGGTCGACCCGCTGGATGACAAGAAGTTCGGCCCGAACGCCAAGTACCTGCGCTTCAACCCGGCAGAATCCAAGAAGCTGCTAACAGCGGCCGGCTTCCCGAACGGCTTCGAGACCGACCTTTACTACAACCAGGGGACCCAGTACGGCACGACCTATCATCGTGTCGCCGAGATACTGGTCGGAATGTTCAGTGAAGGCGGCATTCGCGTCAGGCAGCAGCCCAAGGACTACCAGACCGACTGGCTGCCAAACTACTACTACAGCTACACCCAGTCCGCGAACCCCGGCAAGACGCCGCCCGGGTACAACGGCATCATCTGGGCCGCCGAGCGCGGCTACCCGACCGTCGCTTCGCAGCTCTTCGCCACCATGCACAAGGACGGCGCCCGCTTCCACGGCATGGCGCCCGACGGCCGCAACGCGCACCTCGGCGACCCGCAGGCCAACTCCATGATCGAGAAGATCCGCGGCGAGTTCGACCTGCAGAAGCAGCAGGATCTCGTCGGCGACTTCATCCGTTACATCACGGGCAAGAGCTATCAGCGCCCCTACCCGTACGACGCCCTCGGTTTCGGCACTTACTGGCCTTGCGTCGCCAACCTTGGCCTCCTGCGCACTTACGCCGGCGGCAACGCCGTCACGGAGACCTTCGGCCAGGCCGTCTGGATCGACGATACGAAGCCGCCCTTCAAGCCCGCCTGA
- a CDS encoding ABC transporter substrate-binding protein, translating into MQSYWERFRAVRITRRRAIAGSATAGLGAATIALAGCGGGESGGEPSPKTQGKVQEPVDTTSRAKPGGVFKGVYGSANPASLDPHTSQGFTTLTAVSVYTYPRLLKFKPAKYPEFTDGSVEGDLAESFEVSGDKLQVTLKIRPGLKWDARSPTNGREIDAEDVVWNWKKFSQVGVRRSDLKYDPAAPGAPVTDMVAPDKRTVIVKLHEPDASTLQLLASARIFFVMPREAEDKFDPRNEVRGYGPFMLEKYTPSALFHWKKIPDYYVKGRPFFDEIEQPHITEYAQRLAQFKAGNIWTPVATAEDVLSVIKEVPQLAVQRDSEYTATPGHISWGYEGDSPFKDLRVRQAVALAIDRETMADVISNRDQFRREGYDLATRYQTLLGAGWGEYWLDPQDEKEFGPNAKWWSKFDIAEGKKLMAAAGFPNGFKAPLFWTPRQYGAAYERTVEIIVGMVKEIGIEAQSTPKEYQTEYIPEVYYSYTGDRSNGYNGFMYRLELAYPTAIAQLFGNYHPSGGRYRGVRPDGGNAKQGDPKLNQMIEAARREFDTKKQIAMVHDILRYAAGQVYSIPPVPTSLTIQAYWPVIGNYGLYRTQVGGSPTNEFYVPYWWIDTSKPPLNRPS; encoded by the coding sequence ATGCAAAGCTACTGGGAGAGATTTCGTGCCGTCCGCATCACCAGGCGCCGGGCCATCGCCGGCAGCGCCACGGCCGGTCTGGGCGCGGCCACCATCGCCCTGGCCGGTTGTGGCGGCGGCGAAAGCGGCGGGGAGCCTTCGCCGAAGACCCAGGGCAAGGTCCAGGAGCCGGTAGACACCACCTCTCGCGCCAAACCCGGCGGTGTCTTCAAGGGCGTCTACGGCTCCGCCAACCCCGCCTCTCTCGACCCTCATACCTCGCAGGGATTCACAACCCTCACTGCTGTCTCTGTCTACACTTATCCGCGTCTTCTGAAGTTCAAGCCGGCGAAGTACCCGGAGTTCACCGACGGCAGCGTTGAGGGAGACCTGGCCGAGTCCTTCGAGGTCTCAGGCGACAAGCTCCAGGTCACCTTGAAGATCAGGCCCGGCCTCAAGTGGGACGCCCGTTCGCCCACCAACGGCCGCGAGATCGACGCCGAAGATGTCGTCTGGAACTGGAAGAAGTTCTCCCAGGTAGGCGTGCGCCGCAGCGACCTGAAGTACGACCCAGCGGCCCCCGGTGCGCCAGTCACGGACATGGTCGCCCCGGACAAGCGCACCGTGATCGTCAAGCTCCACGAACCGGACGCCTCGACCCTCCAGCTACTCGCCAGCGCCCGCATTTTCTTCGTCATGCCGCGCGAGGCAGAGGACAAGTTCGACCCTCGTAACGAGGTGCGCGGCTACGGGCCCTTCATGCTGGAGAAGTACACGCCCTCCGCCCTGTTCCACTGGAAGAAGATACCGGACTACTACGTCAAAGGCCGACCCTTCTTCGACGAGATTGAGCAGCCCCACATCACCGAGTACGCCCAGCGCTTGGCCCAGTTCAAGGCGGGCAACATCTGGACGCCCGTCGCCACCGCCGAAGACGTCCTCTCGGTGATTAAGGAAGTGCCCCAGCTCGCCGTCCAACGCGACTCGGAGTACACCGCGACGCCCGGGCACATCTCCTGGGGCTACGAGGGCGACTCGCCCTTCAAGGACCTGCGCGTCCGGCAGGCAGTGGCTCTCGCCATCGACCGCGAGACGATGGCCGATGTGATATCCAACCGCGACCAATTCCGCCGCGAGGGCTACGACCTCGCCACGCGTTATCAAACCCTCCTCGGCGCCGGCTGGGGCGAGTACTGGCTCGACCCCCAGGACGAGAAGGAGTTCGGCCCGAACGCGAAGTGGTGGTCGAAGTTCGACATTGCCGAGGGTAAGAAGCTCATGGCCGCGGCCGGCTTCCCCAACGGCTTCAAGGCGCCCCTCTTCTGGACACCCAGGCAGTACGGCGCCGCTTACGAACGCACGGTCGAAATCATCGTCGGCATGGTCAAGGAGATCGGCATCGAGGCCCAGTCGACGCCGAAGGAGTACCAGACCGAGTACATTCCGGAGGTCTACTACAGCTACACCGGTGACCGCTCGAACGGTTACAACGGCTTCATGTACCGGCTGGAGCTCGCCTACCCGACGGCGATTGCCCAGCTCTTCGGCAACTACCATCCCAGTGGCGGCCGCTACCGCGGCGTGCGCCCGGATGGCGGCAACGCCAAGCAGGGCGACCCCAAGCTCAACCAGATGATCGAGGCGGCCCGGCGCGAGTTCGACACCAAAAAGCAGATCGCCATGGTGCACGACATCCTGCGTTACGCCGCCGGGCAGGTCTACTCCATCCCGCCGGTCCCGACTTCGCTCACCATCCAGGCCTACTGGCCCGTCATAGGGAACTACGGCCTCTACCGCACCCAGGTTGGCGGCAGCCCGACCAACGAGTTCTACGTCCCGTACTGGTGGATCGATACCAGCAAGCCGCCGCTTAACCGTCCCTCCTGA
- a CDS encoding ABC transporter substrate-binding protein → MQGYWERFAAARTARRRVLAGAAALGAGGIALAVAGCGGGGDDSGGGRGQTQGKVQIPVDTTSQAKPGGVLKSVYISANPASLDPHTSQGFTTLTAVAVYVYPRLLTFKPAKYPDFTDGSVEGDLAESFEVSGDKLQVTLKIRPGMKWDARSPTNGREIDAEDVVWNWKKFSQVGVRRSDLMYDPAAPGAPVTDMIAPDKRTVIVKLKEPDSSALQLLASARIFFVVPREAEDKFDSRNEVRGYGPFTLEKYTPSALFHWKKIPDYYRKGRPFFDEIEQPHVTEYAQRLAQFKAGNIWTPVSTAQDVLSVIKEVPQLAVQQEADLNPTPTHVSWGYEGDSPFKDLRVRQAVALAIDREAIADVTYDRPKFKAEGFEPVTKYQTLLGAGWGDYWLDPQDSKEFGPNGKWWSEYNPSEAKKLLSAAGFPNGFKTNLYWTPRQYGAAYEREVDILIGMFKEVGIEAQSSPKEYQTEYIPEIYYSYTGDSTRGFNGMIYRAELAYPTAVAQLFGNYHPSGGRYRGVRPDGGNAKQGDPKLNQMIEAARKEFDTKKQIAMVHDILRYAAGQVYSIPPRPANLGIVAYWPVIANYGLYRTQTGGSPTNESYVPYWWIDTTKPPLNRPA, encoded by the coding sequence ATGCAAGGTTATTGGGAGCGTTTCGCTGCCGCCCGCACAGCCCGGCGAAGGGTGCTGGCAGGAGCGGCGGCCCTCGGCGCCGGGGGAATCGCGCTGGCGGTGGCCGGTTGCGGAGGCGGAGGCGATGACAGCGGTGGCGGCCGGGGCCAGACACAGGGCAAGGTGCAAATCCCGGTCGATACGACGTCACAGGCGAAGCCTGGCGGCGTCCTCAAGAGCGTCTACATCTCAGCCAACCCGGCCTCTCTCGACCCACATACCTCGCAGGGGTTCACCACCCTCACGGCAGTCGCCGTATATGTGTACCCTCGCTTGCTCACCTTCAAGCCGGCGAAGTATCCCGACTTCACCGACGGGAGCGTCGAAGGAGACCTCGCCGAGTCCTTCGAGGTCTCGGGCGACAAGCTCCAGGTGACCCTGAAGATCCGTCCGGGCATGAAGTGGGACGCCCGCTCCCCCACAAACGGCCGCGAGATCGACGCCGAAGATGTCGTCTGGAACTGGAAGAAGTTCTCCCAGGTCGGCGTCCGCCGCTCCGACCTGATGTACGACCCGGCCGCGCCGGGCGCCCCGGTGACCGACATGATCGCCCCCGACAAGCGCACGGTCATCGTGAAGCTGAAGGAGCCCGACTCCTCCGCCCTTCAGCTGCTGGCCAGCGCCCGCATCTTCTTCGTCGTGCCGCGCGAGGCGGAGGACAAGTTCGACTCCCGCAACGAGGTCCGCGGCTACGGGCCGTTCACGCTGGAGAAGTACACTCCTTCCGCCCTCTTCCACTGGAAGAAGATCCCGGACTACTACCGCAAGGGGCGGCCGTTCTTCGACGAGATCGAGCAGCCTCACGTAACCGAGTACGCGCAGCGCCTGGCGCAGTTCAAGGCCGGCAACATCTGGACGCCGGTCTCGACCGCCCAGGACGTGCTCTCGGTGATCAAGGAAGTGCCCCAGCTCGCAGTCCAGCAGGAAGCGGACCTCAACCCGACGCCGACTCACGTCTCCTGGGGTTACGAGGGCGACTCACCGTTCAAGGACCTGCGCGTGCGCCAGGCCGTCGCGCTCGCCATCGACCGCGAGGCGATCGCGGACGTCACCTACGACAGGCCAAAGTTCAAGGCCGAGGGCTTCGAGCCCGTCACGAAGTATCAGACGCTGCTCGGCGCCGGCTGGGGCGACTACTGGCTCGACCCCCAGGACTCCAAGGAGTTCGGCCCGAACGGGAAGTGGTGGAGCGAGTACAACCCATCCGAGGCGAAGAAACTCCTGTCCGCGGCGGGCTTCCCGAATGGGTTTAAGACAAACCTCTACTGGACGCCGCGCCAGTACGGCGCCGCCTACGAGCGCGAGGTCGACATCCTCATCGGCATGTTCAAGGAAGTCGGCATCGAGGCGCAGTCCTCACCGAAGGAGTACCAGACCGAGTACATCCCGGAAATCTACTACAGCTACACCGGGGACAGCACGCGCGGCTTCAACGGCATGATCTACCGCGCCGAGCTTGCCTACCCTACGGCCGTGGCACAGCTCTTCGGGAACTACCACCCCAGCGGCGGCCGCTACCGCGGCGTGCGCCCGGACGGCGGCAACGCCAAGCAGGGCGATCCCAAACTCAACCAGATGATCGAGGCCGCGCGGAAGGAATTCGACACCAAGAAGCAGATCGCTATGGTGCACGACATCCTGCGCTACGCCGCCGGCCAGGTCTACTCCATCCCGCCGCGACCGGCGAACCTCGGCATCGTCGCCTACTGGCCGGTGATCGCGAACTACGGCCTCTACCGCACCCAGACCGGCGGCAGCCCTACGAACGAGTCCTACGTGCCCTACTGGTGGATCGACACCACCAAGCCGCCGCTCAACCGGCCGGCTTGA